A stretch of DNA from Xiphophorus maculatus strain JP 163 A chromosome 8, X_maculatus-5.0-male, whole genome shotgun sequence:
tggcagcagcaattagcaaacacctcaTTAAATTGTGAGTTTAATCAGTTCTTCATACGAACTACTTCTCACTTCAACACGCCTAAGAACTGTTGCGAtgatgtgctaatggcagagtgtcggaaagagtaggaacttcttaaagagacagaggccagtTTCAAGACGATAAATTGTGAAGTAAGTTTTGTTCaaattatgtttgatatatacattcctataacaactaaaggtaacatttttacttgactGTGCGTGTCGGGAAAATACACAATATCACCCCTTCAAGGAATTTCTTAATTGAGATGATATATGATGGATTGAAGCCTCCATCCGAAAATGGACAAATTGCATCAcacagacaataaaaataatcaacctAATCTATATCTGTCTGTTGGTCTCATCAGTACCAGTACTGATTAATCATCTATTGTAATATTTCTAATACCTCTCCTCCTACAGAagtctaaatttaaaatatacaccAGTTTTGCAGGTGTATAAGACATATGTCTTTAGCATTCactccaaatatttttatttgaaagctaACATAGTTGCATCTGTAGTATTAACATTAGGGATGCATAACCGCAATATAAATGTGTGCAAtgtatgttgttgttgtttactgCAACATAATAATGGAAAACAGGCAGTAAGTGGGTCAAGTCATTAAGAAAACATAACTTACctaattttgtccaaaaaaggcttttttgttgaaatgaaCATAACAATTGAAAAAATGATACAAGACTCGTCACTAACTATAAGCAGGAAGAGATTaacacttttaaattatttgctgATTTATCCCAAGTTATGTTGTTACTGTAGCTGTCACTAATATACTATCATATATCACTTGTTTTTGTCATATTGTGGAACCCTGCTTTAtatcttttccagcagtaaGTGTTCGTAGCTGTTTATATTCACACAATcctaaaaatgttgcattaattGATACAGTAACCTGATAACTCctgaactttttaacattttgtcatgttacaacacAACTATATAACCCTTCTTTAAACCTCTCCTcaacttttctctctcttaacTATGGCCTTACCATAATTAAAGGtgcaaaatacaaatacattccTTTCTTTTCTGGATTTTAGCTGATGTTTCTTTCAACTttgtgcactactttgtgttggtctctaacataaaatccaaactCAATTGATGGAAGTTTATGGTTGAAATGTGACAGAATGTTGAAAAAGccgaaaaaatttaaatactcATGCAGTATAGTAGTAGTTATTTTGGTGACCTGGTCATGACCTTCCAAAAAAACCAATGTGACCCCCTTGTACTTATTAAACTGCAAGCAGACTTCGTATTAGAGGGAGCCCCTCATCATGCTTGTGCAGTTTTATAGGTGGCcagtttgcaaacaaaaaataaaacaaattcttttATAGCGTTAGTGAAGATTCAGACCTGTCAATTCAGATgtattagtttgtttgtttccaccatcaccttcttcttcttctgcataTGAGAAAATTCCAGATCAACAGTGTTTGGTCAAAGGTTTTCTTTCTAAGAATATCACAATGTGGAGATTTTGGTCAAAGGTTTTCTTTCTAAGAATATCACAATGTGGAGATTTCAGAAAATTCCCATGTTTACGCTGTGAATGATTAAAGGTGTTATATTTCTCTTCAAGGACAAATCTATGACCGtctgacattttgtgtttgtacctGTCAGGGTCAAAAGAGACATTATAATTTTTGCAGTGAAAGAAGCAGAAGTTATTGATATGACCACTAATTACAGAGAAACATGAGAGGGAGTGCAGCAAGTTCCCTTTTGAATATTCTCTTCATAAAAGTTGGAAAATTTGTATAATACATGTCAACAATAAAAAGCCCAAATATCTATAAACCAAGATAAAAAACGTCCAATTGAACAAAACCTGACGTATTAATTAATGATGCATTGCTTAATCAGTAGGCGTTAAGTGATGCATTCTTTATGCTAACTAATTGGGTCAGAACAGATGTTTCCCTCtgattttttatataaaacgtATTATTAGATTTTCTTTGATCTGGAAATTGTATAAATCTTAATTAATTAGTAATTTCTTTAGCACGGCAGCCTCACTGGCAAGAGTCTGTCTTGGAGAACGAGACAATATCTCTCAGTCGGCCTTAATGTAATAGACATATCATTatattattacaaaataatcCTCACGGATTTCTTTGTACACCAAGATTACTTTTGATCCTTCACATTATTACAAGGGTGTGCATACAGTACTTAGGCAACCAGATGATTGCAacgtttttgtgtatttaaactTTCTTGCTTCAatagatttgtttatttttcaattgaATCACACAGGGCTTTCCTCACATCAAAGttgcaatttttcaaaaataagtaATGATTGTGTCACTATTTAAtatcacaaaaacaacaatctgcGCAGTCTTGCATCCACTGTAAATCTATCTGTGTTTTCATCAAAGAACcttcagcacattttattttcattgttatttatttttgttaaattcgGTTACTAAaataacatataaaataaatgagtttgAATGAATTGCTTTCCTTGGAAAGAGAATAAAGCACTGTGGTTATGTATTGCATTTCATCTGTCCTTGAATTAATCTCCTAATAAGAGTGTTTACTGTGTCTAGAAACATAAAACCTTAAATTTGCAACCAAGTTTATTTAATCGTGTTCTCACTATGTTGCAAGTTAGAGAGATGTTGTCATCTTGCGGGTTCAAGCTGACttgctaaaataaatgcattacaTATAATACATATCAAATACATTGCAAAAAGTCCTTGCTGTGTGAAAACTTTAACAATGCACTTTGAAAAATTTACCCAAACCAGAAGGAATTTTAATGCAATCAGAAGGAAAAATAACTGATACTGAAATCTACCTCCCACACCTTCTGCTGTGTCTTCACCCAGGCGTCGGCTAGCAGGGCGAGGGAGCAGGTGCTCGCGCAGGTCGCCGCCGCCCGCGAGgccctggaggaggaggagcagcgcCTCCTGGAGCAGGTGCAGAGGGAGGAGGAGCGGGTGGAGCAGTGCCTCCTCACTCAGAGAGCTCACTGGAACCACGCTCTGACGAGTCTGTCGCAAACACGCTCCCGCTTGGTGCACACGCTGACGCACGCTGGCGACGCACAGCTGGTGGTGAGAGGCTAGGGGTGTTTACACATGATAGGGTTATGACGGTGGTGGGAAAGTCTTAGGTTCATAAATAACTGCAGGCCGATAAGAGCCATAAACTACTGAGAATAATCACTTTCCTCCTGGCTCATTTTTTTCAGACCAGTGTCCAAGAAATTGCTGAAAGGTACTACTGTATTCATATgactaatatttgtttttactgacaAGATACGGGAGGTTTTGCTTCACTTCTGAtgcttctgtgtgtttgtgttaggGTGGAGGAAGCTGAAGGAGTCGGGAAGCCCTGTGACACCGACCAGCTCAACTTGAACCCAGCCTGTATCGACAGCAAGCTGCTGAGGGGCCTCTGGGCGACTGCTCTGCTGCTGGGGCCCAACGGTTTGTACATTTAACTACATCCTGGAGATTCAGCAGGGGCATACGAAATGACTATGTGCTCACTATATGCTCTTGAATGTACATTTACTGTACGTAGGGgttcacgcacacacacacacacatacgtaCATACTCATAATCTGAACATAATTCATAGCTTGTGAACTagtttggctttatgtttagaaACAGCCCAGATTCTGACCCATCTGTTCCTTTCCACACAGCTTATGGATCACCTCTGTTAAAGTTTGATGAGCGCACAGTCAGCCCactcctctccctctctgaaGACCTACGCACTTTGACTTTCCTCCAAAAGAAGCCCCGCCAGTCTCTCCCGTACGACCCGGCTCGCTTTGACTCCTGGCCCAATGCTTTGGGATCTCTGTCCATGTCCTCTGGCACCCACAGCTGGATAGTGGACGTCGGCAAAAGTGGCGCCTTTAAGATCGGGGTCTGCTACTCCTCTCTGGAGCGCAAAGGTTCTGAGAACGAGGCTCGGCTAGGCTACAACAGTAAGTCGTGGGTGCTGTCCCGCTATGATGGCGACTATTCCTACTGCCACGCAGGGAAGAAGGTTCCCCTGCAGGTGGTGACGAGGCCCCAGCGGATCGGCCTGCTGCTGGACTGGCTGAGCCAGACGCTGCTGTTTTACGAGCCCGACTCTGGTTCTGTGCTGCACTCTGTCACTCAGCCCTTCAACGCGCCGCTGCTTCCGGCGTTTGCTGTGACTGACCGCAGCATCACCATACTGCACTGAAAGACCACATGAGTGCACAAATGTTGAAAAGCAGAAGGGAGAGACATTTCTGTATCATAGAAATATGATGTGCAGGTGAACAGGAGCTCTGTGCAATAATGAAAACTTCCAACTgcatcagttttttatttattcaaattttttttctaattacttttgtattatttttaatcattttttatgcttattatttttatatgttgatTATATTACATTGTTGTACTGTTGTAATTATCCATTAGGAAATTATTTTGActgaaaattattgtttttttaatagaaagaTTGTCTTTGTAATAAGAAAACagaatagatttttattttgtattatgtaACGCTTTTAAACGTTATAGATAACAACAATAAGACTGGTTGATCCAGACTTTTAAAATCACAGAGCTTGAACACTTGACTACTAATTTAATCCTGTTTACCTTATGATTAGTAAAGTGATTATTgctgtttcatttttgtgtgtttttgtttcttctttttttccgcACTGAAGTATTTCATAAAGAAGATGTTTTTTCTGCCGTCAGATGCAGCTTACTGGATCACACTAGCAGAGTATCCTGCATAATGGCAACTTTTTCCTGCTCTCATTAGACTAAAGGTTTATATGTCCCACGCAGGTCATAAACACTTGACCTGCATGAATGCAAGAAAAGCCAAAtttctttgcacattttctgatgttaccattagaaatacataaaatatagtCCAGTTCACtctattttggtaaattatcattattaaataatttattttattgtaatgataacccaacacaaagtaatgcatacTGTAATTGAGAAATGAAAGACTAATAATGcgtggttttcattttttaggaaataaaaaacgTGTGGCTTTGCATTTGTATTAGCCCCCTCTACACTGATACCCCTAAAATGTTTAAACCAACCgactgaatgaaaagaaaaatagcagttgttaaaagaaagccataaaaagtatttttttgccCTGAAAGCTATGCAAGCAACAAAGCAAACATGTGGGAAAAGGTATTCTGGTCAAAAgagaccaaaactgcaaaataaccTAAACACATAATCCCCATAATGAAACATGTTAGTGAAAGACCCATGTGGTGggaaagcttttcttttaaaggatacaacaaaacatctcagaattgttgggaagatggatgaagctaaCACCGGCCAACCTGGGGGAAGAAATACGttcagaggctgcaaaagactcaAGACTAGTAGTGGAGGTTCACTTTCCAGCAGGATAATGACTCTAAGCATGCAGCCAAACGGTTTGGTGAAACAATGTTCATGTGTTCCAGTGGTCCGATCAAAGGTCAGATGTACATCCAATGGAGAATCAGTGGCATGGCTTGAAAATCGAGGTTTACAGATTATCTCCATTCCATCgttgtgaagtgaaaaccaGAGCTATTCATATCAGTATGATTTCATTCCTTTCATTCAGTCAAGTTTTCTGTGATTCAGCACAGTTAGTGTGTATAGATAATATGCATTgtaatttaaattgaaaagtTAGTATGTAACTATCAACAtgtcttaaaaaaacatgatttggtCAACTGTATTAAGGAGAGATGCtgcagaagtttaaaaaaatctaaagtatAGGTAAAACGCCTGTTATAAACTCTAAAAACGAATATTTTTGCAGTCAAATTAAGTATATTAGTGATCACAAACTATGACTTAAGATAACTGATACAAGATTTTTAACATCTAGGAATTATAGATGAGTCAaggcaagttttttttgtatagcacatttcagcaaaaaggcagttcaaagtgctttactcCACTAAAACATGATACAGATGttgaaataagcaataaaacattgtcttgattcaacaaaagaaacaaaaaacagcagagaaacatttactactttacagaattttttttcagcttcagtaATATGTTAGAAATCGTTGAACATACAGATGGAAAACATTAACtcattaaatatctatttttgtagttttccaGTGCtagaaaactataaaaacagatAGAAGCACttaaaaatgactggaaaagtaAGAACAATTGGATATGGATAATTTATAGGAAACCTATTATTTAGTATAAACTGAATGCATAAGAACAAGGCCagaataaaaatatcttcagaGTTGCAATGATTGTTACAtgtagcttttaaaaataacacaaaaagcCAAGCTATCTAGTAATAAGTGAGACAAGAATAGTTTTGtttgctatttatttgactGATTTATCTCCCTTATACacgtttataaaaaaaaaacaacaccaggGGGCAGCAAAGTCTAATCAGGCCTCCATGAGCGTCCATAACAGTTTTGCTTCTCATTCAAAGGTTCCTCGTGGAGCTTCCAGGACCACAGACAGCtacaaaaacattgaataaaaaCCAATGAGCCTTTTCTATAACACATGATGTtatagaaaaacagaacaaaatttaTGGTAGCAAGATATGATTCctattt
This window harbors:
- the bspry gene encoding B box and SPRY domain-containing protein produces the protein MSVSLPCSAHLLHLCHSAGPHRYESHSSAGAHLFSYCAMTEGFTECDLTCSSPTTSVETLNAVACLKIDPEQPIFSVLTGGMKEQQPKQEEADIAVPHQSTCGGGATSPTSAASDTESGIFSVESEVCAEHDSELDWFCATEQKLICSRCANSGPCREHSVAPLARRVGVVRNQLVDVCEKIQLQALGIEKFIQQTLAAKEQKLQASASRAREQVLAQVAAAREALEEEEQRLLEQVQREEERVEQCLLTQRAHWNHALTSLSQTRSRLVHTLTHAGDAQLVTSVQEIAERVEEAEGVGKPCDTDQLNLNPACIDSKLLRGLWATALLLGPNAYGSPLLKFDERTVSPLLSLSEDLRTLTFLQKKPRQSLPYDPARFDSWPNALGSLSMSSGTHSWIVDVGKSGAFKIGVCYSSLERKGSENEARLGYNSKSWVLSRYDGDYSYCHAGKKVPLQVVTRPQRIGLLLDWLSQTLLFYEPDSGSVLHSVTQPFNAPLLPAFAVTDRSITILH